Proteins encoded by one window of Corythoichthys intestinalis isolate RoL2023-P3 chromosome 20, ASM3026506v1, whole genome shotgun sequence:
- the LOC130908928 gene encoding gastrula zinc finger protein XlCGF7.1-like → MSGFRKYFGLERQESESPGIKEEVEDPQMKKEDPSDPQQQKREEQLPIKKEEVELLYVTEDDVMASPTGDPLKSEEGQGETSRGAAPPSGGGSSSSSSSSSSTEGLQEDSFIAPLSDSEDAMSHSPDSDDEGHKQVYSDDKRTCSLCGKTFVNKYTCRRHMRSHTEEKPFCCSVCGQRFSQKRGLTQHARTHTGEKPFSCSFCGQRFTQKGGLTIHERTHTGEKPFSCSVCGQRFSSKGGLTIHTRTHTGEKPFSCAVCDKRFSCKSHLTTHTKTHTGEKPFSCSVCGQRFSQKGNLKQHATTHTGEKPFTCSVCGQGFTLKQNFQRHTQTHAGE, encoded by the coding sequence gtttcagaaaatattTTGGTCTCGAGCGGcaagagtccgagtcacctggcaTTAAAGAGGAAGTTGAGGACCCGCAAATGAAAAAGGAAGACCCAAGTGACCCTCAACAACAAAAGAGAGAAGAGCAACTTCcgatcaaaaaggaggaggtagAGCTACTATACGTTACAGAGGATGACGTTATGGCCAGTCCGACTGGTGATCCTTTGAAGAGTGAAGAGGGTCAGGGTGAGACCAGCAGAGGAGCGGCGCCTCCAAGCGGCggcggcagcagcagcagcagcagcagcagcagctcaaCTGAAGGATTGCAAGAGGACAGTTTCATCGCTCCACTATCAGATAGCGAAGACGCCATGTCACACTCGCCTGACAGTGATGATGAAGGTCATAAGCAAGTTTACAGTGACGACAAACGCACATGCTCTCTGTGTGGGAAAACCTTTGTTAATAAGTATACTTGTCGTCGGCACATGAGGAGCCACACTGAAGAAAAACCTTTTTGCTGCTCAGTTTGCGGCCAAAGATTTAGTCAGAAGAGAGGCCTAACACAACacgcaagaacccacactggagaaaaacctttttcctgctcattttgtggcCAAAGATTTACTCAGAAGGGAGGGCTAACAATacacgaaagaacccacactggagaaaaacccttttcctgttcagtttgtggCCAAAGATTCTCTTCAAAGGGAGGCCTAacaatacacacaagaacccacactggagaaaaacctttttcctgcgcaGTTTGTGACAAAAGATTCAGTTGCAAGAGCCACttaacaacacacacaaaaacccacactggagaaaaacctttttcctgttcagtttgtggCCAAAGATTTTCTCAGAAGGGAAACCTAAAACAACACGCaacaacacacactggagaaaaaccttttaccTGCTCGGTATGTGGTCAAGGGTTCACCCTGAAGCAAAACTTTCAAAGACACACACAAACCCACGCTGGAGAATAA